In the Plasmodium sp. gorilla clade G2 genome assembly, chromosome: 12 genome, aaataaaaataataattataatatatgtattatttaatataataagaattaatatatataattttttaaaatattttataatatttcatatatattaaacaaaataatatattattttcataaaaaaaataaaaactaaaattatattatttacatataaataaattaatagatgaaataataaattctattaatttttgttatatttaatatttattttttaataattatatattctaattattataaacattatttatatatatatataaatatatatatagagagAAAGATTATAAAATCTGTTATTTATAaaggtataaaaaatataaagaaaatatacatcatttttaaactcaaatatatatttataataaattatatctatgttaaaatataaataaatatattcttagaaatatattatatatatcctaACATTTATGTTGTTCTATACAATATAACAAAAAGAATTTAtactaaaaatatttttttcctaaACCTTTCCTATTACCTTTTAATAAGTTGTATAACATTAGAAACATCCTTTTATAAACCCCCACCcccaaaaaaatttattatatatatatatatatatatacttattatacaatatatataacaattatatcattttatttatttatattatttttttattttttttttccttttagagaaataatttagaaaaaaaaaaaaaaaaaaaaatgagactTTCTACAAGACCCAGCTATATTTCGAATAGTGCACGTTTAGATAATAAGAGTgcaaattcaaaaaaatctACCACATATTCTTTTGAAcagaatgaagaaaatagaCGAAATTTATCTTCCAGATTAATATGTACTAAATATTCATGCATAACTATATTGGGAGTTTTATGTGTCCTTATACTggtaaaaatatgaacataaaatatatacatatatatatatatatatatatatatatatatatatatatatatatttttttttttttttattattattccttTAGAATGTTTTCTTAACTAAAGAAAGTTCATCATcacttataaaaataaattttaataattccaGAAAATTAGCTGAAGCATCTATGGAAGATAATCAAAGTGTAAAACTCAAAAATAGTTCTGATAATGATGTTGAAGATGAGAATGAAAATAGTgaatatgaacaaaataatgaatctttttataataaaagatttGAAGAAGATATacaagatataataaatagtaCATCTATAGCTCCCTTAGAtggaaaatattatgataccGTTGAACAATGGagtgaagaaaaaataaaacataatttAAACAAATTAGATGATATACCTTCCAAATTAGATATGCTTATAATATGGACACAAGTACAAGGAAGTGAAAGACTTAAAACATATAGTATGGTATACACCTtaagaagaatatataaaaatttaataaaagaatataacttaaaacaaaaacataAAGAAATTGAATGGCTTACACTCTGTTCTAATGTTGCAACTTCACAAATATATgaggaatataaaaataatttatgtttCTATGCATTAatgaataatgaaaatgtaaCAAAACAAGAATTTACagattttattaataatatcatacATAATTTTAGATTTATAAGAGAACAAGAATTTGATAATGCTCAAGAAGACTTATTTGATATACTTAcaccaaaaaatataatttatcaataaataaaacacatttattaacatataatatatatatatatatatatatatatatatatttatttatatatagatatatttatttgtttatttatttctattaaattttaatttatttattatttattaaatattgttTTGTTATTTCAATCTTTATCTTATAGTATCcgcatatttaattttaatataaagtTTGTGAAATAATTTAACtaaaatttatttgtaaGAAAGACATACAATaacattcttttttttaaagaaaaaaaaaaaaaaaaaaaaaaaaaaaaaaaaattaaattaaattaaattaaaaataccatttaaaaaattaaaataaattataaaatatattatatattcctgCAATGTGAAATTTAATGTATTCACTGTGGATACacagtataatatatacatatataaacttattatggacattattatatttgtattaaataAAGCTACAATAAAAGTATAACTTTTTCTCTATATTGGCTTTTAAACCACATAGAAACATATTCTTTAAAGAAACTTATAAATGTTTATTCATTCTCCATTCcatttgaaatataaaattataagtaAACaatcttaaaaaaatatataaaataaaataatattaccatatatatatatatatatatatatatatatatagatatttatttatttattataacattCTCTTCACTTTTTGATACATGGTACTTATTTTTTCCCCTCCCTTTCTAATAAATTTCTgatattattctttataaaaCAATGAAATGAATAATGAATCAGGTTTGTTGTTATGTGGTCAAATTAAGTAAACTTTAACAAGAatgtatagaaaaaaaagaaaaagagaaaaaaaaaaaaaaaaaaaaaaagaaaccaTAATATGCATgcacatattaatatatatatataacaaaagcaacatgataaaaaaataaaataataataaaattatatattaataatttataaataattttacagtaataattcttataaaattaaataaaaataaaaataaaaaaaaaaaaaacaatatataatattttctgttttttttttttttttttttacattttctaatatattcatttgtcTTCAATTcaacaaaatgaaaacaataataataggaACCCTTTTCagtttaatattatatacaattattataaatcaaTGTATTTGTGTCTCTAATACACTTCCTATTGAATATTTGGATTATGAAACCCTCAAAGAAAATGTCAAAATTAGAGATAGTAACACAAAAGCTCagttaattattttatcagCTGTATGTAGTAGTGTCTTACTCGCAATTAGTTCCTTATGGGGTATCAGATTACATTATAATCatgaaatgaataaaaaagaaattaataattatgaattaAATAGTAATCTATTAAAAGATACAGATTTTTATATGGTAGAATAAaaccaaataaataaacaatatcttatttatacatatgtattcCTCATATAATTAGAAAATCAACAactaattattataaacaaaaagtgtattaaaaggaaaaatatacatatattataaataactttatttttgttatatttatttagcTTTACTTTTATTCAGTTATTATATAGTTGTACTCATtacaaaattaaataatatgaatacatTTTGTTACATTATTCataatttctttcttttcttattCTTCTTTCATTCTTTTGTTTTATGCTCATATTTTTGTACGTTTGGAAGatcaatttttttctaaagTTTTATTcgttaaatatatttttttttctttttttttttttttttaaaacccATCCTTAAATTCATTTAAAACTTTGATTTATGAACTTAAAGAATAAATGTTTAAttatttcaaataaataattcgtttttatttattttaatttttttttttttatggcgTCTATAATATAACGaaacattaata is a window encoding:
- a CDS encoding liver stage associated protein 1, with product MKTIIIGTLFSLILYTIIINQCICVSNTLPIEYLDYETLKENVKIRDSNTKAQLIILSAVCSSVLLAISSLWGIRLHYNHEMNKKEINNYELNSNLLKDTDFYMVE